The Arachis hypogaea cultivar Tifrunner chromosome 14, arahy.Tifrunner.gnm2.J5K5, whole genome shotgun sequence genome has a segment encoding these proteins:
- the LOC112744236 gene encoding F-box/kelch-repeat protein At3g23880 isoform X1, with protein sequence MERKHMGMNDILPPKLIHRILLRVPAEDLLRLRFISKLWHSLISHPDFAESHYNVISAASSHSHFFVLKDNTNAYCVQLDTLFHVPTQKEVSLPSIIMPRYDFRTIGSCRGFLLLNEKPNFVIWNPVTGSSKTISYSRINLPHNDAIRYGFGFDASRDDYLIVLSWLDNRYNQHRLVCFSLRTNSWINLDAALPKSMCRWPKQKLSGFFLHGAIHWLCYSRSDEDYIDDGILIFDLKERSFSEISIPKQLEGCHPINLIVLGGCLALYWNDVDNNKTKIWVMKEYKVPSSWILIYEIPYGMPVCTSNGSDIIALNFTPIYSKIRFGKYNVRGELLNHSPPPLSPYCYFSFSFCVYTESLLPLPGDIKDRDKKKKTGQECFEQHDDVAKD encoded by the exons atggagaggaagcacatGGGCATGAATGACATCCTCCCTCCGAAGCTCATTCACCGAATCCTTCTAAGGGTACCCGCCGAAGACCTGCTTCGCCTCAGATTCATTTCAAAACTTTGGCACTCTCTCATTTCCCATCCAGACTTCGCCGAATCACATTACAACGTAATTTCTGCCGCATCTTCCCATTCGCACTTCTTCGTCCTAAAAGACAATACTAATGCTTACTGTGTTCAGCTCGACACGCTATTTCATGTTCCAACACAGAAAGAGGTATCTCTCCCTTCCATCATCATGCCACGTTATGATTTTCGTACCATAGGATCCTGCAGAGGCTTTCTTCTCTTAAACGAAAAACCAAATTTTGTTATATGGAACCCAGTCACTGGATCCAGCAAAACAATATCTTACTCTCGTATTAACCTCCCGCACAATGATGCAATTCGATATGGATTTGGTTTCGATGCATCACGAGATGACTATTTAATAGTTCTATCTTGGCTTGATAATCGTTACAACCAACACCGCTTAGTTTGCTTTTCGTTGAGAACCAATTCATGGATTAATCTCGATGCCGCACTCCCCAAATCCATGTGTAGGTGGCCGAAGCAGAAACTTTCTGGGTTTTTCTTACATGGCGCTATTCATTGGTTGTGTTACTCTAGATCTGATGAAGATTACATTGATGATGGTATTCTTATCTTTGATTTGAAGGAAAGGAGTTTCTCCGAGATATCTATACCAAAACAACTTGAAGGGTGTCATCCCATTAATCTCATCGTATTAGGAGGGTGCCTAGCCTTGTATTGGAATGACGTTGACAACAATAAAACTAAGATATGGGTTATGAAAGAATACAAAGTGCCGTCATCTTGGATTTTAATATATGAGATTCCTTATGGTATGCCTGTATGCACATCCAATGGAAgtgacattattgcgctaaattTTACTCCGATATATTCCAAGATAAGGTTTGGCAAATATAACGTCAGGGGAGAGCTTCTAAATCATTCTCCTCCACCTCTTTCTCCATATTGTTACTTCTCTTTTAGTTTCTGTGTATATACAGAGAGTCTCTTGCCATTGCCCGGTGACATTAAGGATAGggataagaagaagaaaactG GCCAAGAATGTTTTGAACAACATGATGATGTTGCCAAAGATTAG
- the LOC112744236 gene encoding uncharacterized protein isoform X2, with product MERKHMGMNDILPPKLIHRILLRVPAEDLLRLRFISKLWHSLISHPDFAESHYNVISAASSHSHFFVLKDNTNAYCVQLDTLFHVPTQKEERSFSEISIPKQLEGCHPINLIVLGGCLALYWNDVDNNKTKIWVMKEYKVPSSWILIYEIPYGMPVCTSNGSDIIALNFTPIYSKIRFGKYNVRGELLNHSPPPLSPYCYFSFSFCVYTESLLPLPGDIKDRDKKKKTGQECFEQHDDVAKD from the exons atggagaggaagcacatGGGCATGAATGACATCCTCCCTCCGAAGCTCATTCACCGAATCCTTCTAAGGGTACCCGCCGAAGACCTGCTTCGCCTCAGATTCATTTCAAAACTTTGGCACTCTCTCATTTCCCATCCAGACTTCGCCGAATCACATTACAACGTAATTTCTGCCGCATCTTCCCATTCGCACTTCTTCGTCCTAAAAGACAATACTAATGCTTACTGTGTTCAGCTCGACACGCTATTTCATGTTCCAACACAGAAAGAG GAAAGGAGTTTCTCCGAGATATCTATACCAAAACAACTTGAAGGGTGTCATCCCATTAATCTCATCGTATTAGGAGGGTGCCTAGCCTTGTATTGGAATGACGTTGACAACAATAAAACTAAGATATGGGTTATGAAAGAATACAAAGTGCCGTCATCTTGGATTTTAATATATGAGATTCCTTATGGTATGCCTGTATGCACATCCAATGGAAgtgacattattgcgctaaattTTACTCCGATATATTCCAAGATAAGGTTTGGCAAATATAACGTCAGGGGAGAGCTTCTAAATCATTCTCCTCCACCTCTTTCTCCATATTGTTACTTCTCTTTTAGTTTCTGTGTATATACAGAGAGTCTCTTGCCATTGCCCGGTGACATTAAGGATAGggataagaagaagaaaactG GCCAAGAATGTTTTGAACAACATGATGATGTTGCCAAAGATTAG
- the LOC112743234 gene encoding F-box/kelch-repeat protein At3g23880-like produces the protein MGRCKQQKRSELFLHGAIHWLCYSSEDYIDDDILIFDLKERSFSKISMPKQLVGCYPIYLITLGECLALYSHDNHKTEIWVMKEYKVPSSWILMYEIPYGNNWPLYMSNGSDITALNFTLPDYKLRFVKYNVSGELLNYSPLPRSQYYYFFSGFYVYTESLFPLPGDIKDRDKKKKTVQSYGEA, from the exons ATGGGTAGGTGTAAGCAGCAGAAACGTTCTGAGTTGTTCTTACATGGCGCTATTCATTGGTTGTGTTATTCTAGTGAAGATTACATTGATGATGATATTCTTATCTTTGATTTGAAGGAAAGGAGTTTCTCAAAGATATCTATGCCAAAACAACTCGTTGGGTGTTACCCCATTTATCTCATCACACTAGGAGAGTGCCTAGCTTTGTATTCACATGACAATCATAAAACTGAGATATGGGTTATGAAAGAATATAAAGTGCCGTCATCTTGGATTTTAATGTATGAGATTCCTTATGGTAACAATTGGCCTCTATACATGTCCAATGGAAGTGACATTACTGCGCTAAATTTTACTCTGCCGGATTACAAGTTAAGATTTGTCAAATATAACGTCAGTGGAGAGCTTCTAAATTATTCTCCTCTACCTCGTTCtcaatattattacttctttagtGGTTTCTATGTATACACAGAGAGTCTCTTTCCACTTCCCGGTGACATTAAGGATAGggataagaagaagaaaactG TCCAGTCTTATGGTGAGGCTTAA